One genomic region from Methanorbis furvi encodes:
- the cobS gene encoding adenosylcobinamide-GDP ribazoletransferase — MKSVRALLQFTTILPLGTPADFDQFARRSWLYPVAGYVTGAISALPGILAWYFGYSNSLVVAALTLALVLFITGANHFDGLLDLGDGLMAHGSREKRVAAMTDRNVGAGALALGMIILLITFSGLASLPPLAIAAAVLSGEVFGKMVMGLFSALGKPFHEGIQSYIYGLSKRRFAVYTCILALPLLLLPEKMVVAAGFVAAFFVFVVLWYVARRCFGGVNGDVTGAGNEIARAAVVLMFAFCI; from the coding sequence ATGAAGTCGGTTCGTGCCTTGCTGCAGTTTACTACGATCCTTCCTCTGGGAACCCCCGCGGACTTTGATCAGTTCGCGCGTCGGAGTTGGCTGTACCCGGTTGCAGGTTACGTGACCGGCGCGATTTCTGCACTGCCGGGAATTCTTGCCTGGTACTTCGGGTACTCCAACTCCCTCGTGGTTGCCGCACTCACCCTCGCTCTTGTTCTCTTCATTACCGGTGCGAACCATTTTGACGGACTGCTGGATCTTGGTGACGGACTTATGGCGCATGGGAGCCGTGAGAAACGAGTTGCCGCAATGACCGATCGAAATGTTGGCGCGGGCGCGCTCGCGCTTGGCATGATCATTCTTCTCATCACCTTCTCAGGCCTCGCCTCCCTCCCTCCTCTTGCAATTGCGGCGGCAGTTCTCTCTGGGGAAGTGTTCGGCAAAATGGTGATGGGTCTTTTCTCCGCACTTGGAAAACCGTTTCATGAAGGAATCCAGAGTTACATCTACGGACTCTCCAAACGAAGGTTTGCAGTCTACACCTGCATTCTTGCACTTCCGCTACTTCTGCTTCCGGAAAAAATGGTGGTTGCCGCAGGATTTGTCGCGGCGTTTTTCGTGTTTGTCGTTCTCTGGTACGTTGCGCGCAGATGTTTCGGCGGCGTGAACGGAGATGTCACGGGTGCCGGCAATGAAATTGCCCGCGCCGCAGTTGTACTCATGTTTGCTTTTTGTATCTGA
- the tuf gene encoding translation elongation factor EF-1 subunit alpha, whose product MAAEKPHMNLAVIGHIDHGKSTTVGRILFESGVVQQHVLDGYKKEAESKGKGTFEFAWVMDSLKEERERGITIDIAHKKFETPKYSFTVVDCPGHRDFVKNMITGASQADAAIIVVSGTEGPMDQTKEHVFLSKTLGINQIIVAINKMDAVNYSEEKYNDAKDKMSKLIASVGFKPAETPFIPISAFVGDNIKTASANTPWYKGKTLMAALDDFKQPDMPTDKPLRLPIQDVYTISGIGTVPVGRIETGVLKKGMKVSFMPANVEGEVKSIEMHHEEIPQAMPGDNVGFNVRGIAKNDVRRGDVCGPIENPPTVAEEFQAQVVVLQHPSVLSVGYTPVFHCHTSQTACMFISLDKKLDPRTGQVKEENPAFLKAGDAAICTIQPTRPLVIEKAKELPQLGRFAVRDMGMTVAAGLVLNVKPKQMR is encoded by the coding sequence ATGGCAGCAGAAAAGCCCCACATGAACCTTGCCGTTATCGGTCACATTGACCACGGTAAGTCCACCACTGTCGGTCGCATTCTTTTCGAGAGCGGCGTCGTACAGCAGCACGTACTTGATGGATACAAGAAGGAAGCAGAATCCAAGGGTAAGGGAACCTTCGAGTTCGCCTGGGTAATGGACTCCCTCAAGGAAGAGCGTGAGAGAGGTATCACCATTGATATCGCCCACAAGAAATTCGAGACTCCGAAGTACTCTTTTACCGTTGTAGACTGTCCGGGTCACCGTGACTTCGTCAAGAACATGATCACCGGTGCATCCCAGGCCGACGCAGCAATCATCGTTGTGTCCGGAACTGAAGGCCCGATGGACCAGACCAAGGAACACGTTTTCCTGTCCAAGACTCTTGGTATCAACCAGATCATTGTTGCAATCAACAAGATGGACGCTGTCAACTACTCTGAAGAGAAGTACAACGATGCAAAGGACAAGATGTCCAAGCTCATCGCCTCTGTTGGTTTCAAACCGGCCGAGACTCCGTTCATCCCAATCAGCGCATTCGTTGGCGACAACATCAAGACCGCATCCGCCAACACCCCGTGGTACAAGGGTAAGACCCTTATGGCAGCACTTGATGACTTCAAGCAGCCCGACATGCCGACCGACAAGCCGCTCAGACTCCCGATTCAGGATGTGTACACCATCTCCGGTATCGGAACTGTTCCAGTCGGACGTATCGAGACCGGTGTCTTAAAGAAAGGAATGAAAGTTTCCTTCATGCCGGCAAACGTCGAGGGAGAAGTTAAGTCCATTGAGATGCACCACGAAGAAATCCCGCAGGCAATGCCCGGAGACAACGTTGGTTTCAACGTCCGCGGTATCGCAAAGAACGATGTCCGCCGTGGCGATGTCTGTGGTCCGATCGAGAACCCGCCGACTGTTGCAGAAGAGTTCCAGGCACAGGTCGTCGTGCTCCAGCACCCGTCCGTCCTCTCTGTTGGATACACTCCGGTCTTCCACTGCCACACCTCCCAGACTGCATGTATGTTCATCTCCCTTGACAAGAAACTCGACCCGCGCACTGGTCAGGTCAAGGAAGAGAACCCGGCATTCCTGAAGGCTGGCGACGCAGCAATCTGTACCATCCAGCCGACCCGCCCGCTCGTTATCGAGAAAGCAAAGGAACTCCCGCAGCTCGGACGCTTTGCAGTCCGTGATATGGGTATGACCGTTGCAGCAGGTCTCGTTCTGAACGTTAAACCAAAGCAGATGAGATAA
- the rpsJ gene encoding 30S ribosomal protein S10, which translates to MQKARIRLTGTDYEKVETVCTRIREIAERTGVNLAGPIPLPTKRLIVPIRKSPDGEGTATWDRWQMRVHKRLIDLDADERALRQLMRIQVPKDISIEIVLEN; encoded by the coding sequence ATGCAGAAAGCCAGAATACGCCTTACAGGGACGGATTATGAAAAAGTGGAAACGGTTTGTACCCGTATCCGAGAGATTGCAGAGCGTACCGGTGTAAATCTGGCAGGACCCATCCCGTTGCCGACCAAGCGGCTTATCGTGCCGATCCGGAAGAGTCCGGATGGAGAAGGTACCGCGACATGGGATCGCTGGCAGATGCGCGTTCACAAACGCCTCATCGACCTTGACGCAGATGAGCGTGCGCTCAGACAGCTGATGCGTATCCAGGTTCCAAAGGATATCAGCATCGAGATTGTTCTGGAGAACTAA
- a CDS encoding flippase activity-associated protein Agl23, which produces MPAPTFLSKIHDRVRIEHVFFAILIVAIILRFAFLDLKLFHHDEAIHAWFSYKLLTEGTYIYDPVYHGPFLYYVTAGMFALFGDSDFVGRVLPCIFGIALIPLVYCLYRMEYLSGKTAVIAATFMAIAPELIYFSRFLRNDVFVVFFSLLIVVAFLAWIQKGKWYYLLIAGVAAALGMCSKENMPLVLVTFGVFFLYLVWSRKLVFPKMWLRDIVIAVIAFAGVICLFYSSFGAHPEVILTAGQSAISHWLNMHNQQRIGGPPYYYMLLFVLYELPILILAIAGVVFYLRRPSETEKPDVEPAQEIADAELYESSEETVSGPEPPAKKKFSFAELFRRPERPVSLNRQEEFIRFAIYWTIIACLTYAYIGEKVPWLSLHQLVPMIFVAAYALSFAGKYTKPLMIIACVFLLVMTFHVAFTPADIAEPIVQVQNSEDLVEMMAEMDAADRIAIASDQSWPYSWYYRSDAWNKISYYGKKISEDSILSGNFDIVMMHDGDSYESLPGYEKKTIRLSYWLDGGATGTDPGWLKYYLTRQGKIGSINTDVFTKISS; this is translated from the coding sequence ATGCCCGCTCCAACTTTTTTGTCAAAAATTCATGACCGTGTTCGCATTGAGCACGTGTTTTTTGCTATTCTGATTGTTGCTATAATTTTGAGATTTGCGTTTTTGGATCTCAAGCTGTTTCATCATGACGAGGCTATTCATGCATGGTTTTCCTACAAACTGTTAACCGAAGGCACCTACATCTATGATCCTGTGTACCACGGCCCATTCCTGTACTATGTGACGGCCGGGATGTTTGCACTGTTTGGCGACTCGGATTTTGTGGGAAGAGTTCTGCCGTGCATATTCGGCATTGCACTGATTCCTCTGGTGTACTGTCTGTACCGGATGGAGTACCTGTCAGGAAAAACAGCAGTCATTGCCGCAACGTTCATGGCGATTGCTCCTGAGCTGATCTACTTCTCGCGATTTTTGCGCAATGATGTCTTCGTGGTATTCTTTTCCCTGCTGATCGTCGTTGCGTTCCTTGCCTGGATCCAGAAAGGAAAATGGTATTATCTGCTGATCGCAGGAGTTGCCGCTGCTCTTGGAATGTGTTCCAAAGAAAATATGCCGCTCGTTCTTGTGACATTCGGTGTGTTTTTCCTGTATCTTGTCTGGAGCAGAAAACTTGTGTTCCCCAAGATGTGGCTCCGCGATATTGTAATCGCAGTGATCGCGTTTGCCGGAGTTATCTGTCTGTTCTACTCTTCGTTTGGTGCACACCCCGAAGTAATTCTCACGGCAGGTCAGTCAGCAATATCTCATTGGCTGAATATGCACAATCAACAGAGAATCGGCGGGCCGCCCTACTATTACATGCTGCTCTTCGTGCTGTACGAGCTGCCGATTCTGATTCTTGCGATTGCCGGAGTAGTTTTCTATCTCCGCCGCCCGTCCGAGACAGAGAAACCGGATGTGGAACCAGCCCAAGAAATTGCGGATGCAGAGCTGTACGAGAGCTCTGAAGAAACTGTTTCAGGACCAGAGCCTCCGGCGAAAAAAAAGTTCTCGTTTGCAGAACTGTTCCGTCGCCCGGAACGTCCGGTCTCACTGAACCGTCAGGAGGAGTTCATCAGATTTGCCATCTACTGGACAATCATTGCCTGCCTCACGTACGCATACATTGGTGAAAAAGTTCCCTGGCTTTCACTGCACCAGCTTGTGCCCATGATCTTTGTTGCCGCATATGCGCTCTCGTTTGCCGGAAAGTACACCAAACCGCTGATGATCATTGCCTGTGTATTTCTTTTGGTAATGACATTCCATGTGGCGTTCACGCCCGCAGACATTGCAGAGCCAATCGTGCAGGTTCAAAACTCAGAGGACCTTGTGGAGATGATGGCAGAAATGGATGCTGCGGATAGAATTGCAATTGCATCTGATCAGTCATGGCCGTACAGCTGGTACTATCGCAGCGATGCATGGAATAAGATCAGTTATTATGGAAAAAAGATCTCTGAAGACAGCATCCTCTCCGGCAACTTTGACATTGTCATGATGCATGACGGTGACAGTTATGAGAGTCTCCCCGGGTACGAAAAGAAAACAATCCGCTTAAGCTACTGGCTTGACGGTGGTGCTACCGGTACTGATCCCGGATGGCTGAAGTACTATCTCACACGTCAGGGAAAGATTGGCAGCATCAACACTGACGTGTTTACGAAGATCTCTTCGTAA